In Drosophila willistoni isolate 14030-0811.24 chromosome XR unlocalized genomic scaffold, UCI_dwil_1.1 Seg144, whole genome shotgun sequence, one DNA window encodes the following:
- the LOC6639151 gene encoding nose resistant to fluoxetine protein 6, with translation MGIRRTSWVQLVVLLLPLVLVLTVSFVGSAKGASNQSSTQTSTHWQQHQQHYQSHLNETRSKQDQLLSKESLGLVLNSPHETHLTRTSVIFGLTKVANGSIVNPLCQSQLRHVQRGILSKQPWAMKVLDASGTKPSGFVYGQNYWFGSREACKDVQRPVGITLSKNFDRVMHLGLITQRAPFDMDYRVVYLRHSSPWQVEIKLMSEQIIHIGLCLPTACSSQELKQLSEEYVSRGMFTENDIFDIRPEVVYIKDLQLSDTFYQRMSFRLVVTCVIATCALMLCSQQLMAEAKKRKTLAPPDLDGNDDENEEDRGLVPAESELWRFLHTLLQWERLQRFVKCYDVPGNWAKIFAIRENSVHEIPLMNGLRSVCAIWIMVFHVVWFMYFTVHNKTVLISYAEQAFFQYVSSAPLLVDVFFTISGFLQTYNFLRNSQQLEAVRLNGFLQNLKLFGKLLFHRYLRLGPLYLVVMATVDLVYAYIGDVSVYHINERFDEMCSRHWWRNLFFVQNLFDHRDMCANWSWSLACEMQFFILANGLLFLYVKHPKVTKTLVTTALFSTIAWSYGIGLSIKFQLSFDSAFATGTEIYTSPFVRVLPYILGAITAWMLLERSKKGSKWELSEVRERWAWHFSLMVFFVCIYSTIKRDLGSLMAITLFVMGRLFFSLSVCWMISGSATGRGVWWSRLLEAKGFQHLSRLSYAIYLLNPLVIALFYSLTSSSTHADPFMLCVVTCGFAVICYLASIIFSLAFELPYSNMSSLLLKRGSKSKNA, from the exons ATGGGGATCAGACGCACCTCTTGGGTGCAACTCGtcgtgctgctgctgccgcttgTGCTCGTACTTACTGTTTCATTTGTTGGCTCTGCCAAGGGCGCCAGCAATCAGAGCTCAACGCAGACATCAACGCATTGGCAACAGCACCAACAGCATTATCAAAGCCACTTAAACGAAACACGTTCGAAACAGGATCAGTTATTATCCAAGGAGTCATTAGGCTTAGTGCTTAACTCCCCCCATGAAACGCATTTGACACGCACCTCCGTCATCTTTGGACTGACCAAAGTGGCCAACGGCAGCATCGTCAATCCATTGTGTCAATCCCAGTTGCGACATGTGCAGCGAGGCATTCTCAGCAAGCAACCGTGGGCCATGAAAG TTCTCGATGCTAGTGGCACAAAACCATCGGGTTTTGTGTATGGACAAAACTATTGGTTTGGCAGTCGAGAGGCCTGCAAGGATGTCCAGCGACCTGTGGGCATAACCCTCTCCAAGAACTTTGATCGGGTGATGCATTTGGGTTTGATTACCCAGCGAGCGCCCTTCGATATGGACTATAGAGTGGTTTATTTGCGTCACAGTTCCCCATGGCAAGTGGAGATCAAATTAATGTCAGAACAAATAATTCACATTGGACTATGCCTGCCGACCGCCTGCTCGTCACAGGAGCTCAAACAACTCTCCGAAGAGTACGTGTCCAGGGGAATGTTCACTGAGAACGATATCTTTGACATTCGTCCCGAGGTGGTGTACATAAAGGATCTGCAGTTAAGCGACACATTCTATCAGCGTATGAGCTTTCGACTGGTGGTCACCTGCGTTATAGCGACCTGTGCTCTTATGCTGTGCTCGCAGCAATTAATGGCGGAGGCCAAGAAGAGAAAAACACTGGCCCCACCAGACCTTGATGGTAATGATGATGAAAATGAAGAGGACCGAGGTCTGGTTCCGGCTGAATCAGAACTCTGGCGATTCCTTCACACTCTCTTGCAATGGGAACGTCTGCAGAGATTCGTAAAATGCTACGATGTCCCGGGCAATTGGGCTAAGATCTTTGCTATTAGGGAGAACAGTGTCCATGAAATTCCTCTGATGAATGGTCTGCGATCTGTGTGCGCCATCTGGATTATGGTCTTTCACGTCGTGTGGTTCATGTACTTCACCGTTCACAATAAAACAGTGCTAATATCCTATGCCGAGCAGGCCTTTTTTCAATACGTCTCGTCGGCTCCATTGCTGGTCGATGTCTTCTTCACAATCAG TGGGTTCCTGCAAACGTATAACTTCCTTCGCAACTCGCAGCAATTGGAGGCAGTGCGTCTAAATGGTTTTTTACAGAATCTAAAACTTTTCGGCAAGCTTCTGTTCCATCGTTATTTGCGTTTGGGTCCGCTCTATCTGGTCGTGATGGCCACAGTGGATTTGGTATATGCCTACATTGGCGACGTCTCGGTCTACCACATAAACGAGCGGTTTGACGAGATGTGCTCGAGACATTGGTGGCGCAATTTGTTCTTCGTACAGAATCTCTTTGATCATCGTGATATGTGCGCCAATTGGAGCTGGTCGTTGGCTTGTGAAATGCAGTTTTTTATACTGGCCAACGGCCTACTTTTTCTGTATGTCAA GCACCCCAAGGTAACAAAAACATTGGTGACTACAGCCCTTTTCTCGACAATTGCCTGGTCGTACGGCATTGGCTTGTCCATCAAGTTCCAACTGTCATTCGATTCGGCATTTGCCACCGGCACAGAAATCTATACGTCGCCCTTCGTGAGAGTTCTTCCGTATATTTTGGGGGCCATCACGGCCTGGATGTTGCTAGAGCGATCGAAAAAGGGTTCAAAATGGGAATTAAGTGAAGTAAGGGAACGTTGGGCGTGGCATTTTTCTCTCATGGTCTTCTTCGTTTGCATCTATTCGACAATAAAACGAGATCTCGGATCTCTTATGGCCATAACTCTTTTTGTGATGGGCCGTCTATTCTTCTCTTTGAGCGTGTGCTGGATGATTTCGGGCAGTGCCACGGGACGTGGTGTCTGGTGGTCACGACTTCTGGAGGCCAAGGGCTTCCAACACCTTAGCCGCTTGTCCTACGCCATTTACTTATTAAATCCGCTAGTCATTGCATTGTTTTACAGTCTCACCAGCTCTAGCACGCATGCCGATCCCTTTATGCTG TGC